A DNA window from Impatiens glandulifera chromosome 7, dImpGla2.1, whole genome shotgun sequence contains the following coding sequences:
- the LOC124945102 gene encoding probable serine/threonine-protein kinase At1g54610, producing MGCLCAKPSTIDDDDDDEENPVHRQVVNKAAAAAASSSSQLHHQSRRTSSRRDETLQIKGRTDESEVGIEVNDRRVVNRSRRVQDDNFDDRRRERENSEVPISSLPVIGTFPKANEAEQVAAGWPSWLSTVAGEALKGWVPRRSDTFEKLDKIGQGTYSNVYKARDLINKKVVALKRVRFDMMDPESVRFMAREILILRRLDHPNVIKLEGLVTSRTSSNLYLVFEYMEHDLTGLASLPGSKFSESQVKCYMKQLLSGLDHCHSRGILHRDIKGSNLLIDNHGILKIADFGLASFFDPRRNIPLTSRVVTLWYRPPELLLGATHYGVSIDLWSTGCILGELYAGKPIMPGRTEVEQLHKVFKLCGSPSEDYWRKLRVPQSIAFKPLHPYKSRLIETFRDFPPAALALMQTLLSIDPAHRGSAADAIESQYFSTKPFACDPSCLPKYPPSKEIDAKMREEANRRKIAEGKSQRLEQDRLPRAIAAPNVNAELVESMQRDNGQSNTKSRSELFYPQDQTRQLKARKEIDINFKDKNHYKVSHSGPLSSSSSRNGTKHEEITNVPSSANLSTLSSLVASRTLLSEDKSDSNQLDARYSESLNGTGSMRQYERIPYRPYKMSGPLQTENSRKSIRETNPNENGFTKVDKTRFSGPLMVPSNNMEQMLRDHDRRIQEAARRGRLDSISKIQSQETLAVNNPRYSSSR from the exons ATGGGTTGTCTTTGTGCTAAGCCTTCTACcatcgatgatgatgatgatgacgaagAAAATCCAGTACATAGACAGGTGGTGAAtaaggcggcggcggcggcggcgtcGTCGTCGTCACAATTGCATCATCAGTCCAGGAGGACTTCTTCGAGAAGGGATGAAACTTTACAGATCAAGGGTAGAACAGATGAAAGTGAAGTTGGTATTGAGGTAAATGATAGGAGAGTAGTGAATCGTTCAAGAAGGGTGCAGGACGACAATTTCGATGACaggagaagagaaagagagaattcTGAAGTTCCTATTTCCTCTTTACCAGTCATTGGAACTTTTCCAAAGGCTAATGAAGCTGAGCAGGTTGCTGCAGGTTGGCCATCTTGGCTTTCTACAGTGGCCGGTGAGGCTCTTAAAGGATGGGTACCAAGAAGATCGGATACTTTTGAGAAATTAGACAAA ATTGGACAAGGGACTTATAGTAACGTGTACAAGGCTCGCGATTTGATTAACAAGAAAGTTGTTGCTTTAAAGAGAGTGAGGTTTGATATGATGGACCCCGAGAGTGTGAGGTTTATGGCAAGGGAAATCCTCATTCTCCGTAGGCTTGATCATCCCAATGTAATAAAATTGGAAGGCTTGGTCACTTCTCGGACATCTTCCAACCTTTATCTCGTCTTTGAGTATATGGAACACGATCTCACAGGACTTGCATCTCTACCTGGTTCAAAGTTCTCCGAATCTCAG GTGAAATGCTACATGAAACAACTTCTAAGTGGTCTTGATCATTGTCATAGTCGTGGTATTCTTCACCGGGATATAAAGGGTTCAAACCTTCTTATAGATAATCATGGCATCTTGAAGATTGCTGATTTCGGCTTAGCAAGTTTCTTTGATCCTCGTCGGAATATTCCACTTACTAGCCGTGTTGTAACTCTTTGGTACCGACCACCTGAACTTTTACTTGGGGCAACACATTATGGCGTCTCTATCGATTTGTGGAGTACCGGTTGCATACTTGGAGAATTATACGCTGGCAAACCTATTATGCCTGGTAGAACTGAG GTTGAGCAATTGCATAAAGTATTCAAGCTATGTGGCTCGCCCTCAGAAGATTACTGGAGAAAGTTAAGAGTGCCTCAATCAATTGCATTCAAACCTTTGCATCCATATAAATCCCGTTTAATCGAGACCTTTCGAGATTTTCCTCCTGCAGCCCTTGCACTTATGCAGACATTATTATCTATTGATCCTGCACATCGCGGATCTGCAGCCGATGCTATCGAGAGTCAG TATTTCAGTACGAAACCATTTGCTTGCGATCCTTCTTGTCTTCCTAAATACCCTCCGAGCAAAGAGATCGATGCCAAAATGCGAGAAGAAGCAAACAGAAG GAAAATAGCCGAAGGCAAGAGCCAGCGGCTTGAACAAGACAGACTCCCTAGAGCAATTGCTGCACCTAACGTTAATGCTGAATTAGTTGAATCGATGCAG CGGGATAATGGGCAATCAAACACCAAGAGCAGGAGCGAGCTGTTTTATCCTCAGGATCAAACCAGGCAGTTGAAAGCAAGAAAagaaattgatataaattttaaggaTAAAAACCATTACAAAGTTTCTCACTCTGGaccattgtcttcttcttcatcaagaaaCGGGACGAAACACGAAGAAATTACAAATGTTCCCTCCAGTGCCAATTTATCGACATTATCCAGTTTGGTAGCTTCTAGAACGTTACTGTCTGAAGACAAATCTGACTCTAATCAATTAGATGCTAGATATTCGGAATCATTAAACGGAACTGGATCGATGAGACAATACGAGAGGATTCCTTATCGCCCATACAAAATGTCTGGCCCATTGCAAACTGAAAACAGCAGAAAGAGCATTAGAGAAACAAATCCA AATGAAAATGGGTTTACTAAAGTGGACAAGACCCGATTCTCCGGTCCATTGATGGTTCCATCGAACAATATGGAACAAATGTTGAGAGATCATGACCGTCGAATACAAGAAGCAGCTAGACGAGGACGGCTTGACAGCATTAGTAAAATTCAATCTCAAGAAACGCTAGCGGTTAATAACCCAAGATACTCTTCTAGCCGCTAG